ACCATCTGTAGTTGGATATCCTGTAATACGATCCACAATAATACGTCCTTCAGGATCTCTATTATAAGTAGAACCCATGATTACAGGGAAAGCTTCGCCTTTTACTGCGTAAGATCCTGTACCACCTGTGTACGTAGCCAAAGCCAACTGGTCTAAACCTTCTGCAATTTCGACAACCTTATTCTGAATATAAGTAAAATTTCCGCCTAAAGTCAAGTCCCAATCTGCCGTACGGATTGGTGATACGCTTAGTCTCGATTCGATACCTTTACCTGTGGTTGTTCCTGCATTCAGTAAATATTTATTATAACCAGATGCCCAAGAAATATCTGTTGGAACTGTATTGTCTGTTGTTTTATTATTAAAATATGTAACATCTGCAGATACCCTATTATTCCACCATGCAGATTCAAAACCAAATTCAATAGATCGCGTCATTTCCGGCTTTAATCCAGGCTGAACTATCTGATTACCAACTGTATGACCGCCAATTCCATTATATGGATATCCGGAACCTTGGCCAAAAGTAGGTACCGTTGCATAGGCTCCAAAGTTGGATGAGCTACCAACGTTGACTTGACCTACTTTAGATAAACTCCCTCTTAGCTTCAAAAAGTTCAATGGTTGAAAATCTTTTAATGCTTCAATTGCATCAGTTGCAACAAATGAAACAGTTGCCCCTGGATAGAAGAATGAACGATTGTCTGGATCTAAAATTGAAACCCAATCATTACGTCCCGTTAATGTCAAAAATAAATAATTTTTGTAGGCTACATCAATTTTACCAGCTAGACCAAAAGTTCTCGCTAGATAATCCGCTTGGCCTGTAGATGGAGGATTCAAACTATTTCCCTGATTGTAAATACCATCGACAACCAAACCATTAACTGTAGCTGACAAATTCGAAGATTGATTCTGAACATATTGAAATAACGCCGTATAGTCGAATTTGAAATCTCCGTTTGTATGTGTCGCATGTGCATTAAAATCAGACACTATACTTGTAGCATAACTTGCAGCATCAGAGACGCTACCAGTAATATTAGTTCCTTTATATGCACCATGCAAACCAGCAGCATAAGGTGTAAAGGTGAATTTACCAGTCGTATATTTATAGGATTGATTAGAAGTGGTCATACCCACACGTCCCATAAAGTCTAACCAAGACAAAGGTTTAAAATTCAATTCCACATTACCCATGAAATAATCATTCCTAATTTTTTGGCGATTATTTGCGGCAATAAAATAAGGGTTATTATAGTAAGCGTTATAATAACCAT
The DNA window shown above is from Sphingobacterium thalpophilum and carries:
- a CDS encoding TonB-dependent receptor, which produces MFYEGILLICVFIRLIVILNINYTSYYAQNRYDQTSANANIYDAVLQSPGQVPLTSYKDWQNNPFANPNGYYNAYYNNPYFIAANNRQKIRNDYFMGNVELNFKPLSWLDFMGRVGMTTSNQSYKYTTGKFTFTPYAAGLHGAYKGTNITGSVSDAASYATSIVSDFNAHATHTNGDFKFDYTALFQYVQNQSSNLSATVNGLVVDGIYNQGNSLNPPSTGQADYLARTFGLAGKIDVAYKNYLFLTLTGRNDWVSILDPDNRSFFYPGATVSFVATDAIEALKDFQPLNFLKLRGSLSKVGQVNVGSSSNFGAYATVPTFGQGSGYPYNGIGGHTVGNQIVQPGLKPEMTRSIEFGFESAWWNNRVSADVTYFNNKTTDNTVPTDISWASGYNKYLLNAGTTTGKGIESRLSVSPIRTADWDLTLGGNFTYIQNKVVEIAEGLDQLALATYTGGTGSYAVKGEAFPVIMGSTYNRDPEGRIIVDRITGYPTTDGTLKVLGAALPTHTLGLNLSLSYKDLTFYTSAEYRTGNYIFNNGADLFDFSGSGINTVAYDRERFVIPNSSYWDEATNSYVKNTNITVYDGGADYWTMATGRRNIDETYVTSAAFWKIREMSLSYNLPKSFLAGQNVIKKARVSVQGRNLFLWTPATNVYTDPEYSDGNGSSNGNALGLTGLSQTPPSRYVGFSVSLTF